A genomic window from Pseudomonadales bacterium includes:
- a CDS encoding universal stress protein, with the protein MTTANWQSILVAVRDPHQRRQIAITKAANLAARNGAELTLFHAFSLPSTLPDSEISDPDAILRSATTAHREGLLELARPLRRKGISVRCEVVWDFPPAHAIIRHVLAEKPDLVVAESRRHARIARWFMANSDWELIRECPCPVWFVKHERIAKKLRILTAIDPAHAHAKPSALDVRLLRAAGSVADQFDGRCGLVHVIDTTAEKLLGSRAIAPAPAITDEIERLAKRHRIAAADRLIHSGNPEAALVSAAEEFKADLLVMGAVSRSGLSHFHIGSTAEAVIEAVTCDVLVVKPRQFKTTVSRRRPQLMAAGKKRTKSRRSVPE; encoded by the coding sequence ATGACGACAGCAAACTGGCAATCGATTCTGGTGGCGGTCCGCGATCCGCACCAGCGCCGACAGATCGCGATCACCAAAGCGGCGAATCTGGCGGCGCGCAATGGCGCAGAGCTCACTCTGTTTCATGCATTCTCGTTACCTTCAACATTGCCTGATTCAGAGATTTCTGATCCGGATGCCATTCTGCGATCCGCCACCACCGCGCATCGGGAGGGATTGCTGGAACTGGCCAGGCCGCTGCGCAGGAAAGGCATCAGTGTTCGGTGCGAGGTGGTCTGGGACTTCCCGCCCGCCCACGCCATTATCCGTCATGTGCTGGCTGAGAAACCGGATCTCGTCGTTGCCGAATCCCGTCGGCACGCGCGTATCGCGCGATGGTTCATGGCCAACTCGGACTGGGAGCTGATTCGCGAATGTCCCTGTCCTGTGTGGTTCGTGAAGCATGAGCGTATCGCGAAGAAACTGCGCATCCTGACTGCGATCGATCCTGCACACGCACACGCAAAACCTTCGGCGCTCGACGTACGGCTGCTGCGCGCGGCCGGCTCCGTGGCGGACCAGTTCGACGGTCGCTGTGGGCTGGTTCATGTCATTGACACCACGGCGGAGAAACTCCTCGGATCGCGAGCAATCGCACCAGCACCCGCGATTACGGATGAGATTGAACGCCTGGCGAAACGCCACCGGATCGCCGCAGCGGACCGGCTGATACACTCCGGTAATCCCGAGGCCGCTCTGGTGTCTGCGGCGGAGGAATTCAAGGCTGATCTGCTCGTGATGGGTGCGGTCTCCCGCAGCGGACTGAGTCACTTCCATATCGGCAGTACGGCCGAAGCGGTGATCGAAGCTGTGACCTGCGATGTGCTGGTGGTCAAACCCAGGCAGTTCAAAACCACCGTATCGAGACGACGGCCGCAATTGATGGCCGCAGGTAAGAAACGCACGAAAAGCCGCAGGAGCGTACCTGAGTGA
- the ppsA gene encoding phosphoenolpyruvate synthase: MHAADPGERRYVQWFRDTGHADLPLVGGKNASLGEMYRTLTDQGVPVPNGFILTTRAYRELIAEQSVAEALRETLEGLVVDDLRNLAQKAEQCRRLIYDAPFPQAAAEEILAAHDELVKEYGADLRVAVRSSATAEDLPEASFAGQHDSYLNVSGGQALIEACRSCLASVFTDRAIRYRHDRGYDHLQVALSVGVMKMVRADLSSSGVIFTIDTESGFPDVVLVNAAYGLGENIVQGTVDPDEFYVHKPTFRKGHRCVLRRRLGAKLVRMVCGRRRSGSETCNRPTSAAERRVFALTDEEVLTLTDYALAIEAHFTGLAGRPVPMDIEWARDGIDGGLYIVQARPETVAARMNPNELVRYRLQKDSADPLLTGRAVGSGIATGAVRVVSNSSELTAFQPGEILVADTTAPDWGTVIRLASAIVTNKGGRTCHAAIVAREAGIPAVVGAGNATEALQSGQVVTVSCAGGEVGAVYDGALDYEREVTDLSDLPRPATRIMVNLGNPDLAFRTAMLPNDGVGLARLEFIITEYVGAHPMAAAHPERISDRAVRRLLQKQAEDFDSPADYFVARLAEGIATIAAAFYPKPVIVRLSDFKVNEYAALLGGTDFEIAEANPMLGFRGAARYAHPAYRDGFELECRALKRVREEMGLDNVKIMVPFCRRVAEAQTVLQQMAEYGLCRGENGLEVFVMCEIPNNVILIDEFSRHFDGFSIGSNDLTQLTLGVDRDSEIVAFDFDERDPGVMKMLELAVTGAKRNGRHSGICGQAPSDFPEVAEFLVGLGIDSLSLNPDSVLATTRLVLDVESRIRRG, translated from the coding sequence ATGCACGCAGCGGATCCGGGTGAAAGGCGCTACGTTCAGTGGTTCAGGGACACCGGACACGCGGATCTGCCGCTGGTCGGCGGCAAGAATGCCTCTCTCGGGGAGATGTACCGCACACTCACCGACCAGGGGGTCCCGGTTCCCAACGGGTTCATTCTGACCACCCGGGCATACCGGGAGCTCATCGCTGAGCAATCCGTTGCAGAAGCTCTGAGGGAAACCCTCGAGGGGCTGGTGGTTGATGACCTGCGCAACCTCGCGCAGAAGGCAGAGCAGTGTCGACGGCTCATCTACGACGCACCCTTTCCCCAGGCCGCAGCGGAAGAGATCCTTGCCGCGCACGATGAACTGGTGAAAGAGTATGGCGCGGACCTGCGCGTTGCCGTACGCAGTTCCGCTACCGCGGAAGACCTCCCGGAGGCGAGTTTCGCGGGCCAGCACGACAGCTATCTCAACGTATCCGGTGGGCAGGCGCTTATCGAAGCCTGCCGTTCGTGTCTGGCCAGTGTCTTCACCGACCGGGCTATCCGTTACCGCCATGATCGGGGTTACGACCACCTGCAGGTCGCTCTGTCCGTAGGCGTGATGAAGATGGTGCGCGCCGATCTCTCCAGCAGCGGGGTCATCTTCACCATCGATACCGAATCCGGATTTCCGGATGTGGTGCTGGTCAATGCGGCCTACGGACTCGGTGAGAACATCGTGCAGGGTACCGTCGATCCCGATGAGTTCTACGTGCACAAACCGACCTTCCGCAAAGGGCACCGTTGTGTCCTGAGGCGGCGCCTGGGTGCAAAGCTGGTGCGCATGGTCTGCGGTCGCAGGCGCAGCGGCAGTGAAACCTGCAACCGCCCGACCTCGGCCGCGGAACGGCGGGTCTTTGCGCTGACAGATGAGGAAGTGCTGACGCTGACCGACTACGCGCTCGCAATCGAGGCGCACTTCACCGGACTTGCAGGCAGACCGGTGCCCATGGACATCGAATGGGCCAGAGACGGCATCGACGGCGGTCTGTACATCGTGCAGGCCCGTCCGGAAACAGTAGCCGCGCGGATGAATCCGAACGAACTGGTGCGGTACCGGCTGCAGAAAGACAGCGCAGATCCACTGCTTACCGGTCGGGCGGTGGGAAGCGGGATTGCCACAGGCGCGGTTCGCGTGGTCAGTAACAGCAGCGAGCTGACGGCGTTTCAGCCTGGTGAGATTCTGGTCGCCGACACCACGGCACCGGACTGGGGCACGGTGATCCGGCTGGCCTCAGCCATCGTCACCAACAAAGGCGGCCGCACCTGCCATGCCGCTATTGTTGCGCGGGAAGCGGGCATCCCGGCTGTGGTGGGTGCTGGCAACGCCACCGAGGCACTGCAGAGCGGGCAGGTGGTAACTGTGTCCTGCGCCGGCGGCGAGGTGGGCGCTGTGTATGACGGCGCGCTGGACTATGAGCGGGAAGTGACTGACCTCAGCGATCTGCCGCGGCCCGCTACCCGGATCATGGTGAACCTGGGCAATCCCGATCTGGCATTCCGCACCGCCATGCTGCCGAACGACGGGGTCGGGCTGGCGCGGCTGGAGTTCATCATCACCGAGTACGTGGGCGCTCACCCGATGGCCGCCGCACATCCGGAGCGCATCAGCGACAGAGCGGTACGCAGACTTCTGCAGAAACAGGCGGAGGATTTCGACTCCCCCGCGGACTATTTCGTTGCCCGTCTCGCCGAAGGGATCGCAACGATCGCGGCGGCCTTCTACCCGAAGCCGGTCATCGTCCGTCTGTCGGATTTTAAGGTCAACGAATACGCGGCACTTCTGGGCGGTACGGACTTCGAGATTGCCGAGGCGAACCCCATGCTCGGCTTCCGCGGCGCTGCACGATACGCCCATCCCGCCTACCGGGACGGATTCGAACTCGAGTGCCGGGCGCTGAAACGTGTCCGCGAGGAGATGGGGCTCGACAACGTGAAGATCATGGTGCCATTCTGCCGCCGTGTCGCGGAAGCACAGACCGTGCTGCAGCAGATGGCTGAATACGGACTGTGCCGGGGTGAGAACGGTCTCGAAGTATTCGTCATGTGTGAGATACCGAATAACGTGATCCTCATAGATGAATTCTCCAGGCACTTCGACGGCTTCTCTATCGGCTCGAACGATCTGACCCAGCTCACACTGGGTGTCGATCGCGATTCCGAGATCGTGGCCTTCGACTTCGATGAGCGGGATCCCGGGGTGATGAAGATGCTGGAACTTGCAGTAACCGGGGCGAAACGCAATGGGCGCCATTCCGGTATCTGCGGACAGGCACCTTCGGATTTTCCCGAGGTGGCGGAGTTCCTTGTGGGGCTTGGTATCGACTCTCTGAGCCTGAATCCCGACTCGGTGCTGGCTACGACACGGCTGGTGCTCGATGTCGAAAGTCGGATCCGGCGCGGTTGA
- a CDS encoding protein-L-isoaspartate(D-aspartate) O-methyltransferase — protein sequence MADYQRERIAMVRDQIHARGVRDAAVLQAMTRVRRELFVPEYLRDRAYQDAPLPIAEHQTISQPYIVAFMVEALVLSADSRVLEIGAGSGYAAAVIAEIAGEVVAVERLQALADTAAANLSAAGYRNVRVIHGDGTLGWEERSPYDAILVSAGGPMIPEALKRQLRIGGRLVIPIGTDPRAQELVRITRNGEDRFEREDLADVRFVPLIGAEGWEVEAPGPQSRRGRFIERRPRQRDPVHALLERHGEVFESVADAPLDALLKRTGNARIVLIGEASHGTSEFYRLRAEITQRLITEKGFNIVAAEADWPDAARIDHYVRHREVAPSEWTAFARFPTWMWRNEETRAFVDWLHERNATLPYPQRAGFYGLDLYSLYASARAVIDYLEDVDTELAEVARRRYGCLSPWESDPAAYGHAALTGAYKHCEQDVAHVLSELLHQRIALAEQDSERFLDASQNAQIVSRAESYYRIMYYGSRASWNLRDTHMFETLKQVMAFHGEGARAVVWAHNSHIGDARATEMSSRGEHNIGQLCASAFGNLSYRIGFGTDHGTVAAASNWDAPMEIKQVRPAHPQSHEHQFHLTGRQGLLLGMRGAAPELVDAVCKPRLERAIGVIYRPETELASHYFEAQLGQQFDEYVWLDETSAVKPLKIQILEGLPDTYPFGV from the coding sequence ATGGCCGATTATCAGCGGGAGAGAATCGCCATGGTGCGCGATCAGATACACGCTCGCGGCGTGCGCGATGCCGCAGTTCTGCAGGCGATGACCAGGGTCCGAAGAGAGCTGTTCGTACCCGAGTACCTTCGAGATCGGGCCTATCAGGATGCACCGCTCCCGATCGCAGAACACCAGACCATTTCCCAGCCATACATCGTGGCATTCATGGTGGAAGCCCTGGTGCTCAGCGCCGACTCCAGGGTGCTGGAAATTGGTGCCGGTTCCGGCTATGCCGCCGCGGTCATCGCGGAAATCGCCGGGGAAGTTGTCGCCGTCGAACGGCTGCAGGCACTGGCGGATACCGCGGCGGCCAACCTGTCCGCCGCCGGCTATCGGAACGTGCGGGTGATCCACGGGGATGGCACCCTCGGCTGGGAGGAGCGCTCGCCCTATGATGCGATCCTGGTTTCAGCAGGCGGACCGATGATTCCCGAGGCGCTGAAACGTCAGCTCAGAATCGGTGGCCGACTGGTCATACCCATCGGAACTGATCCCCGCGCTCAGGAGCTGGTGCGGATTACCCGTAACGGTGAAGATCGATTCGAGCGGGAAGATCTCGCTGATGTCCGCTTCGTGCCCCTGATCGGCGCCGAAGGCTGGGAAGTCGAAGCACCCGGGCCCCAATCCCGGCGTGGCAGATTCATCGAGCGGCGACCCCGGCAGCGCGATCCGGTGCATGCTCTGCTTGAACGTCACGGCGAAGTCTTCGAGTCTGTTGCAGACGCGCCTCTGGATGCCCTGCTGAAACGTACAGGTAACGCGCGCATCGTGCTCATCGGTGAAGCGAGCCATGGTACCTCGGAGTTCTATCGATTGCGCGCGGAAATCACCCAGCGCCTCATCACCGAAAAGGGCTTCAACATCGTCGCCGCCGAGGCCGACTGGCCGGATGCCGCGCGCATCGATCACTACGTCCGGCACCGGGAAGTGGCACCTTCGGAATGGACGGCGTTCGCCCGCTTCCCAACCTGGATGTGGCGCAATGAAGAAACCCGTGCTTTCGTCGACTGGCTGCATGAGCGTAATGCCACTCTGCCTTATCCGCAGCGTGCCGGCTTTTACGGCCTTGATCTTTACAGCCTCTACGCTTCGGCGCGTGCAGTGATCGACTATCTCGAGGATGTGGACACCGAACTCGCAGAAGTTGCCAGACGCCGCTACGGCTGTCTTTCACCCTGGGAGAGCGATCCTGCGGCATACGGTCACGCCGCACTCACCGGCGCCTACAAACACTGCGAGCAGGATGTGGCTCACGTGCTCTCCGAACTGCTGCATCAGCGTATCGCCCTGGCGGAACAGGACAGCGAGCGCTTCCTCGACGCCAGCCAGAATGCACAGATCGTATCGCGCGCCGAGTCCTATTACCGGATCATGTACTACGGCTCCCGCGCCTCCTGGAATCTGCGCGATACTCATATGTTCGAGACACTGAAGCAGGTGATGGCCTTCCACGGTGAGGGTGCCAGAGCGGTGGTGTGGGCGCACAATTCTCACATCGGCGACGCTCGCGCCACGGAAATGTCGAGCCGCGGCGAGCACAACATCGGTCAGCTCTGCGCGAGCGCCTTCGGCAATCTCTCTTATCGCATCGGTTTCGGTACGGATCACGGCACCGTGGCTGCCGCATCGAACTGGGATGCGCCGATGGAAATCAAGCAGGTGCGTCCCGCGCACCCGCAGAGCCATGAACATCAGTTTCATCTGACCGGTCGGCAGGGCCTGCTGCTGGGCATGCGCGGGGCTGCCCCGGAACTGGTCGACGCTGTCTGCAAACCCAGACTGGAGCGCGCCATCGGCGTCATCTATCGGCCTGAGACGGAGCTTGCCAGCCACTACTTCGAAGCTCAGCTCGGCCAGCAGTTCGATGAGTACGTGTGGCTGGACGAAACCAGCGCAGTGAAGCCGCTGAAAATTCAGATACTCGAAGGACTTCCCGATACCTATCCCTTCGGCGTTTGA